The region CACATAATCTACCCCAAACTAGACTATGTGAAGGGAATAATCTCTGTGCTGATCTACACTGTCCACCATGatactattttattattattattattattattattattattatcatcatcaataATAAACAAGGGCAGCCTAATTTCCCAGTGAACTCTGATACTGACTCCTGGTGTGGGGGAGAGGAATaacaaaatcaaagaaaacagaacatgagtctgtttttcttctcttttgcaACTACATTACAAGTTTTTAAGAATCTGAGCCTTTTTGAAGCTTGAATCCCCtaggggaggggcctggctcTCCCtaggggaggggcctggctcTCACTGGAAGGCCTGGTGGAAGCGTGGAAGAGTGTGGCTGCTAAAGGCGTGGCCCGAAGGCTCCTGAGGTCTGGTTCGCAGAGAGGTAAGAGGTGTTGAGAGGGGCTCTGTGCCATGTGAGgttgaggaggaggaagaggaggcagaggaagaaTTTGAGGAGGTGCTGTAGCCTGCAGTAGGGCCTCCTGCGCTCAGGGGGGCACTGTAGGGAGGTAGGCTGAGGGGAAGGAAGCTCAGAAGGTGGGTCACGTCCATGTTGGCCATGCACAGCGACTCTGCGATGGGGGCAGGGCTCTCTGCCTGCAGGCTGTGGGGGAGGTCTGAGGTGGGGGCAGAGCCCGGAGCCTCAGCCAATGGCGGGGCTGGAAGCCCACTCTGCAGGTCCATCAGGAAGCTCTCCATTTCTAGTTTCAGGTATGAGGTAGATCCCGGTAGGgtctgggggggcgggcggggtggaggagagtgtgtAGGGTGCAGGTGATGGGGGTGTCGGGGGTGCAGGTGCGGGTGGGAGTGGTGGAGTGGGTTCGAGGGCTCCATGTGGCAGCCCATCCCCAAAGAGCCAGCCATCAGGGGGTGGTAAGCCCCGCCtgaagtgggcgtggcctgcagATGGGGGCCGTAGAGGCCCATGGGGCTGTAGCTGCACATCACTGGGCTCAGCTCCTCCTTTATGGCCAGGCCCAGGGCCCCGCCCGGATCCACGCCCTGCGACTCGGCCCCACCCTTCAGCAGCTCTTGGGAGTGGCTCTTCTTGGCGTGGCGGGTGAGATGGTCCTTGCGGCCAAAGCGCTGAGTACAGAACTGGCACAGGAAGTCCTTGCGCCCCGTGTGCACCACCATGTGGCGGCGCACGTCCTTGCGGGTGTAGAAACGGCGTTCGCAGTGGGCGCACGGGTGCTTCTTCTCCTTGACCCCGCCCGCCACCCCACCTGAGTGGCCCCTCAGGTGCTCCAGCAGGGCGGGTGTGGTCTCCAGGCGCAGCAGGCACACCTTACAGGTAAGGTCCCCGTTAGCCGCGGCATGCATGGCCGCGTGGCGCTTGTAGCCCAGCTTGGTGCTGTAGCTCTTGCCGCACTCTCCACACCTGAAGGCCTCCTTGTTGGGGTCGTGTGTCTGCAGGTGGTTCTTCAGGTGGTCTTTACGGTGGAACATCTTCGCACAGACGGAGCACTGGTGTGTCTTCTGCAGGGAATGTGTGGCCATGTGCCTGGAGAGAAAGCATGGTGGGGTCATGCTCCAACGCTCAACACCCATATAGGTATAAGCTGTGTGTATGCCTgaactgtgtctgtgtttacctcagcagtgtgtgtgctgtttaccTGAGCAGCGTGTGTTGTTTAcgtgagcagtgtgtttgttgtttaCCTGTGCAGTGTATGTTGTTTACCtcagcagtgtgtttgttgtttgccTGAGCAGTGTATGTTGTTTACCTGAGCAGTTTGTGTTGTTTACCTCAGCAGTTTGTACTTGGAGGTGAAGGCCTTCTCGCAGAATGGGTGAGAGCAAAGCAGGGGTCTGCAGGCAGGGAGGCGGAGCTTATCCTGCCCAGAACTGAGACTGCACAGACTACCACAGCCCTCACACTCACTGCTGATCCTCTCCCGCTCTAAATCCCTGTCTATCCCTTTC is a window of Anguilla anguilla isolate fAngAng1 chromosome 13, fAngAng1.pri, whole genome shotgun sequence DNA encoding:
- the LOC118210636 gene encoding zinc finger protein PLAGL2-like isoform X2, whose amino-acid sequence is MATHSLQKTHQCSVCAKMFHRKDHLKNHLQTHDPNKEAFRCGECGKSYSTKLGYKRHAAMHAAANGDLTCKVCLLRLETTPALLEHLRGHSGGVAGGVKEKKHPCAHCERRFYTRKDVRRHMVVHTGRKDFLCQFCTQRFGRKDHLTRHAKKSHSQELLKGGAESQGVDPGGALGLAIKEELSPVMCSYSPMGLYGPHLQATPTSGGAYHPLMAGSLGMGCHMEPSNPLHHSHPHLHPRHPHHLHPTHSPPPRPPPQTLPGSTSYLKLEMESFLMDLQSGLPAPPLAEAPGSAPTSDLPHSLQAESPAPIAESLCMANMDVTHLLSFLPLSLPPYSAPLSAGGPTAGYSTSSNSSSASSSSSSTSHGTEPLSTPLTSLRTRPQEPSGHAFSSHTLPRFHQAFQ
- the LOC118210636 gene encoding zinc finger protein PLAGL2-like isoform X1 — protein: MTAVVNSVPCQCTTVIPESNQQGAVARQCQLVGAVERGLEREREGDWEREIERNWDGEKGIDRDLERERISSECEGCGSLCSLSSGQDKLRLPACRPLLCSHPFCEKAFTSKYKLLRHMATHSLQKTHQCSVCAKMFHRKDHLKNHLQTHDPNKEAFRCGECGKSYSTKLGYKRHAAMHAAANGDLTCKVCLLRLETTPALLEHLRGHSGGVAGGVKEKKHPCAHCERRFYTRKDVRRHMVVHTGRKDFLCQFCTQRFGRKDHLTRHAKKSHSQELLKGGAESQGVDPGGALGLAIKEELSPVMCSYSPMGLYGPHLQATPTSGGAYHPLMAGSLGMGCHMEPSNPLHHSHPHLHPRHPHHLHPTHSPPPRPPPQTLPGSTSYLKLEMESFLMDLQSGLPAPPLAEAPGSAPTSDLPHSLQAESPAPIAESLCMANMDVTHLLSFLPLSLPPYSAPLSAGGPTAGYSTSSNSSSASSSSSSTSHGTEPLSTPLTSLRTRPQEPSGHAFSSHTLPRFHQAFQ